The stretch of DNA CCAAGCTGGGTGGCCAGGTCGCGGTGTTTGGCTGAAGCGCGCGTGGTCAGCACGGCGATGGGCAGATGGGCGAGGTGGGGACGCCGCCGCACCTCCTCTAAAAGTTCAAAGCCAGACATACGGGGCATCTCGAGGTCGGTCACCACCGCCTGGAAGGATTGTTGCTGTAAAAGCTCGAGGGCCTCCTGCCCGTCTGCCGCCGTAACCACCTGGTGGCCGGCTTTGCGCAGCATCTGAGCCACCACCTTACGTACCGAGAGCGAGTCGTCTACCAGCAGCACCGGGAGGCGCTGGGTAGGGAGGTTTTCGATGCGGGCCTGGATGGGCATGGAGGTGTTGAGGCCCAGAAGACCGCTGGGGCTCAGCACCAGAATGACCTCGCCAGTGGCCGAAACGCTTGCGCCGATAAGGTGGGGTAGCTCGGAAAGGGGAGCCCTGAGGGGTTTAACCAGGGCTTGTTGCAAACCGATAAAGCGCTCGACCGCTAGGGCCACCAGTGCCCCACCGCGCCCTTCTACCACAGCCAGCGCATATTCTTCTTGTTCTATGGGTGGCAAGCCCAGAAGTGCGCTGAGGAGCTTAACCGGGACGGAGCTGCCCTCGTAGGCCACTTCTTGCCGACCTGCAGGCGCTGTAAGCAAGGTAACCAGGCTTTCGCGGGGAAGGCCGATTACCTGCCCACCAGCTTGCAGCAACAGGATGTCTGAGACCACCAGGTTCTGGGGAACCCGCAAGCGGAAGGTGGTACCCAGGCCACTGCGGGTTTCAACGCTCAGGTCACCGCGCAGGCGGCGAACGGTGGCCGCAACGACATCGAGGCCCACCCCACGCCCGGCCACATCGGAAACCACCAAAGCAGTGGAAAGACCGGGGAGGAAGATGAGCTCCATGGCCTCTTCCGGGCGCATGGCCTCCACCTGGGCCTGCGTGCGCAAACCCTTTTCGACCGCCTTTTGCTTGACGGCCTCGAGGTTGATGCCACGCCCGTCGTCGCTAATCTCCAATACCAGGGTGCTGCGTTGCTGCTGGGTGCGGATGGTCAGGGTGCCCTGCGGGGTTTTGCCTGCGGCCAGGCGCTCGGTCGGGCTTTCGATGCCGTGAATTACAGCGTTGTTGACCAGGTGGAGCAGGGCTTCGGAAAGGCCATCCAGCAGCACCGAGTCAATTTCGACCTGTTCTCCCTGGAACTGAAGTTGCACCTGCTTTTCGCCAGCGATCTGCTGTACCTGGCGGGTGAGTCGGGTGTAAAACCGGCCTATTGGAATCAGGCGGGCCCGGCCTACTTCGTTGCGCAGGTCTTGCGAAAGCTTAGCGAAGAGTTCGGTTTCCTGGCGGAAGGCCTTGATCTGTTCGCTAAGGGTGTGGCGCACTTCGGCCAGGTCGCTGGTCATTTCCTGGATGGAGCGGGCCAGGATGTTGAGGTCGTCGTAGCGGTCGAACTCGAGCTCGGTAAAAAGCTCCTGTACGGTTTTGCCCAGGGTGCTCTGGGCAGGGGGGTTCTGGGCCTCCTGTGCAAGGGAGAGGCGCGGGTTGAGGTAACGGGCTTCGAAGTCGGAGGTGGTGCGTAAGAGCCGCTGACGGGCCGCTTCCAGCAGCTCTTCCATCTCCTCGAAACGCTGGGCCAGCAGCTCCAGGCGCGAGCGGGCTACCAGGGTTTCGCCGGCCAGGTTGAGCAGGGCATCGAGGCGCTCGAGGCTGACCCGCACCGAAGCGGTGCTGCTGGAGCGGGTGGGCTGCACGGAAGGCCTGGGAGGTGCGGGGGCAGGCGCCTGGGGGCTCAGCGGGGCTTCCTGGCCCAGCAGGTGGGCCAGCCGGCCCTGTAGCTCAAAGAGCTGGCTGCCGAGGGTCTGGGCGGCTGGTGGGTCTTTACCTTCGGCCACCACAATCATTTTGCCCAGCACCTGCGCGCCTTCCAGGATGAGGTGTGCGATCTGGTCGTTCCAGGATTTGTGGCCTTCGCGCACCGCTACCATGAGGTCCTCGAGCTGATGGGCCAGGGCCCCGATGGGTTTGCAACCTACCGAGTAGGCCGCCCCCTTCACGGTATGCATGGCCCTGAACAAAGCCCGCAGGTGCTCGCCGTTCTGGCTGTCAAGCTGCAGCTGGGCCAGTGCACTGGCCACATGGTCGAGGTTCTCGAGGGTTTCTGGGGCGAAAAACTCCCAGAACTCGCTGTTTTGTTGATAAAAGCTCTGCAGCTCTTCCACCACCCCCACCTGGGTCTGGTCGGGCGGGGGGATTGTTTCTTGGGTGGGCTCGAGGTTATTGCTGGCGAAGGCTTCGGGGTTCAGGGCGGTGAGCTCTTGGATCAGGGCCGCAGCCCCTAAACGTCCGAGCTCGAGGCCCACCCGGCCCTCCTGGCCGTGGATGGCAATGTTTTCCAGCGCGGTGACCAGCACTGCTGTTAACTGGCCCATAAA from Meiothermus cerbereus DSM 11376 encodes:
- a CDS encoding response regulator, which translates into the protein MTAATTPDLLQSFLEEAWETVAVFEQAAEFLAIKRHEPLVVMAHRLKGSAGLYGFPQISNLGALAERILEAAPRYTEPQQARVIEFMGQLTAVLVTALENIAIHGQEGRVGLELGRLGAAALIQELTALNPEAFASNNLEPTQETIPPPDQTQVGVVEELQSFYQQNSEFWEFFAPETLENLDHVASALAQLQLDSQNGEHLRALFRAMHTVKGAAYSVGCKPIGALAHQLEDLMVAVREGHKSWNDQIAHLILEGAQVLGKMIVVAEGKDPPAAQTLGSQLFELQGRLAHLLGQEAPLSPQAPAPAPPRPSVQPTRSSSTASVRVSLERLDALLNLAGETLVARSRLELLAQRFEEMEELLEAARQRLLRTTSDFEARYLNPRLSLAQEAQNPPAQSTLGKTVQELFTELEFDRYDDLNILARSIQEMTSDLAEVRHTLSEQIKAFRQETELFAKLSQDLRNEVGRARLIPIGRFYTRLTRQVQQIAGEKQVQLQFQGEQVEIDSVLLDGLSEALLHLVNNAVIHGIESPTERLAAGKTPQGTLTIRTQQQRSTLVLEISDDGRGINLEAVKQKAVEKGLRTQAQVEAMRPEEAMELIFLPGLSTALVVSDVAGRGVGLDVVAATVRRLRGDLSVETRSGLGTTFRLRVPQNLVVSDILLLQAGGQVIGLPRESLVTLLTAPAGRQEVAYEGSSVPVKLLSALLGLPPIEQEEYALAVVEGRGGALVALAVERFIGLQQALVKPLRAPLSELPHLIGASVSATGEVILVLSPSGLLGLNTSMPIQARIENLPTQRLPVLLVDDSLSVRKVVAQMLRKAGHQVVTAADGQEALELLQQQSFQAVVTDLEMPRMSGFELLEEVRRRPHLAHLPIAVLTTRASAKHRDLATQLGANAYLTKPADEVELERFLRGI